In one window of Oncorhynchus kisutch isolate 150728-3 linkage group LG16, Okis_V2, whole genome shotgun sequence DNA:
- the LOC109906206 gene encoding kelch-like protein 33, giving the protein MFQTLQQLRDSSLLTDLTLNTEAGQRLHAHSPVLAAVSSLVHQRLQERDEENERRDVDMYIQTEISISLGPEVGLVGLAGVLEFAYTGALAALNRHTLAQIQTAATTLGVPRVLQLCSEEEEKMKKGVEMRAEEKKISAEKQMKVSLQSIRQLWTKRVGCDVELEVGGASFHVHRVLLSASSDYFRGMFTSGMKESQQACVALPFLEASELEALIGYSYSGSLPLSWGCVFEITCIAFQLQFQPALLLCLDFLKQEMDAHSCLDVASFAEAYGITALLEEANDFVLRHFQNVAATPKFQDLSVKKLRKYLKSNSLFVPSELVVFKAVVVWIEACPSERLKLTKELMKNVHFPLMTFKEFGEVKTAKLWTECNIKRLYQTMLEDFRSYHVASETLCRVYLPKDSLVLVGGDQISADFIRRTPSRELWFGNSLRNYTGVVKTVEWRLLGEMPNPPRLSHELAVVAGKLYVLGGQNYKGMLGVLNSVYRYDPLQNRWERLANLQEKRCNFSVVVLDEMIYAIGGYIDPETNLDSVERYCPNTDSWSFAKPLDMTLSCHAATLLDGEVFISGGFDCRYHCLLSMFLYHPERGTTYLAEMSQPRAHHCMETLNNHLYVVGGVTVDENMMSIDQLACEVYDPVSDSWSTLTPLAVSHVGAASVVLEGKIYVLGGYCQEDYRETRLVHRYDPTIQLWENIGEIPGPNTDIRACLLHLPKHLRQ; this is encoded by the exons ATGTTCCAAACCCTGCAGCAGCTCAGggactcctctctcctcactgacCTGACTCTGAACACTGAGGCTGGGCAGCGTCTCCACGCCCACTCCCCTGTCCTGGCTGCTGTCAGCTCCCTCGTACACCAGAGACTgcaagagagggatgaggagaacgagaggagagatgTTGACATGtatatacagacagagatatcCATCAGTCTGGGTCCTGAGGTGGGGCTTGTGGGGCTGGCAGGGGTGCTGGAGTTTGCCTACACTGGGGCCTTAGCAGCTctgaacagacacacactggcCCAGATACAGACTGCAGCTACAACACTAGGGGTCCCCAGAGTTCTACAACTCTGcagtgaagaggaggagaagatgaagAAGGGAGTAGAGATGAGGGCAGAAGAGAAGAAGATCTCTGCTGAAAAACAGATGAAGGTCAGTCTTCAGTCCATCAGACAATTGTGGACAAAGAGAGTGGGCTGTGATGTAGAGCTGGAGGTTGGTGGGGCATCATTTCATG TCCACAGAGTGCTCTTGTCTGCCAGTAGTGACTACTTCAGGGGAATGTTCACCAGCGGGATGAAGGAATCCCAGCAGGCCTGTGTGGCTCTTCCCTTCCTGGAGGCCTCAGAGCTGGAGGCCCTGATTGGCTACTCCTACAGCGGGTCCCTCCCCCTCAGCTGGGGGTGTGTCTTTGAGATCACCTGCATTGCCTTCCAGCTCCAATTCCAGCCCGCCCTCTTGCTGTGCCTCGACTTCCTGAAACAAGAAATGGACGCCCACTCCTGCCTGGATGTGGCGTCTTTCGCTGAGGCTTATGGCATAACGGCTCTCCTTGAAGAGGCCAACGACTTTGTCCTGAGACACTTCCAAAATGTGGCAGCCACGCCTAAATTCCAGGACCTGTCAGTCAAGAAGCTTAGAAAATACCTGAAAAGCAACTCCCTCTTTGTGCCCTCTGAGCTTGTGGTCTTCAAGGCAGTGGTGGTCTGGATCGAGGCCTGTCCCAGCGAAAGGCTTAAACTCACCAAAGAGCTGATGAAGAATGTCCACTTTCCTCTCATGACGTTCAAGGAGTTCGGTGAAGTTAAAACCGCAAAACTGTGGACTGAATGCAACATAAAACGTCTCTATCAGACTATGCTGGAGGACTTTCGCTCTTATCACGTTGCATCTGAGACCCTGTGCAGGGTCTACCTACCAAAGGACAGCCTAGTCTTGGTGGGTGGAGACCAGATCTCTGCCGACTTTATCCGGCGAACCCCTAGTCGAGAACTGTGGTTTGGGAACTCTCTGAGGAACTACACAGGCGTTGTGAAGACAGTTGAGTGGAGGTTGCTGGGAGAGATGCCAAATCCACCAAGGTTAAGTCACGAGTTGGCTGTTGTCGCAGGGAAGTTGTACGTGCTCGGGGGACAGAATTATAAAGGCATGCTTGGTGTTCTAAACTCGGTCTACAG ATATGATCCGCTTCAGAACCGCTGGGAGAGATTGGCCAACTTGCAGGAGAAAAGGTGTAATTTTTCTGTGGTTGTTCTGGATGAgatgatatatgccattggaggGTACATTGATCCAGAAACTAACCTGGATAGTGTGGAGCGCTACTGTCCAAATACAGATTCCTGGAG CTTTGCCAAACCCTTGGATATGACCTTGAGTTGCCATGCTGCCACACTGTTGGATGGAGAGGTCTTCATCTCAGGGGGGTTCGACTGCAGGTACCACTGTCTGCTGTCCATGTTCCTGTACCATCCTGAGAGAGGAACTACCTACCTGGCAGAGATGAGCCAACCTCGAGCCCATCACTGCATGGAGACTTTAAACAACCATCTTTATGTGGTCGGAGGAGTCACTGTTGATGAAAACATGATGTCTATTGACCAGCTGGCCTGTGAGGTCTACGACCCTGTTAGTGACTCCTGGAGCACCCTCACGCCCCTGGCCGTCTCCCATGTTGGAGCAGCCTCTGTGGTTCTGGAGGGGAAGATCTATGTGCTGGGAGGATACTGCCAAGAGGACTACAGGGAGACCAGACTGGTGCATCGCTATGATCCCACCATCCAACTATGGGAGAATATCGGCGAGATACCCGGACCTAACACTGACATAAGAGCCTGTTTGCTCCACCTGCCCAAACACTTGAGACAATGA
- the si:ch211-63p21.8 gene encoding kelch-like protein 33, protein MEFTRRYLPMEWEERWRKEKERRRRVIEEGGEEVEADDRKLRWIVAYNNNRMGVTRRKEKEGARVKKRNDSTASQGEEEEEEEVSEERREGLGDEEKVRTFYRHTYPKEVFQGLEQLRDSSLLTDLTLSTEAGQHLYAHSPVLAAVSTLVHQRLQERDEEMEKRRGRRDVDMDIKTEIFISLGPEVGLVGLAGVVEFAYTGGLAALNRHTLAQIQTAATTLGARRVLELCSEEEEKMKKGVEKRAEEKNISTEEQMKVSLQSIRELWAERVGCDVELDVGGTSFHVHRVLLAASSDYFRGMFTSGMRESQQPCVALPFLEASELEALIGCSYSGSLSLSWGCVFEITCTALQLQFQPTLLLCLDFLEREMDAHSCLDVASFALAYGMPGLLEEAEDFVLRNFQEVSTSLKFLDLPADKLLDFLLSDGLCAPSELAVFRAVVVWVEANPAERLAQAQELMTGVRFQLMTFKEFREVRAINLRMECSSDTEVDLYGSALKEFGFSLPETLDQCRIRRPKDALVLVGGDQLDPDLGKRLPSRQLWFANSLRTGTGLVKAMDWRILGEIPEKPRFRHGVGVMEGRLYVIGGCEFYTKTDTLKSVYRYDPMQDSWQRLADMQEYRSNFSVVVWGDRLYAIGGDMDMNTNLDSVEDYSPVSDTWSFAKPLDQALSGHAATLLDGEIFISGGFDCRYQCLTSMFLYHPERGTTYLAEMSQDRAQHCMEVLHHGGGGLCVVGGVCNLHTFYTDQLACEVYDPVSDSWSALTPLAIPHVGAASVVLEGKIYVLGGYCQEDYRETRLVHRYEPITQRWENIGKMPGPNTDIRACLLRLPKHLRQ, encoded by the exons ATGGAGTTTACCAGACGTTACCTGCCCATGGAATGGGAGGAACggtggaggaaagagaaggaaaggaggagaagggtgattgaggaaggaggagaagaggtagAAGCGGACGATCGAAAGCTGAGGTGGATTGTGGCCTACAACAACAACCGGATGGGCGTGacgaggagaaaggagaaagagggagcaaGGGTCAAGAAGAGGAATGACAGCACGGCAAGccagggagaagaggaagaagaagaggaagtgtcagaggagaggagggaagggctGGGAGATGAAGAGAAGGTTCGTACATTCTACAGACATACCTATCCTAAAGAGGTATTCCAGGGTCTGGAGCAGCTCAGggactcctctctcctcactgacCTGACTCTGAGCACTGAGGCTGGGCAGCATCTTTATGCACACTCCCCTGTCCTGGCTGCTGTGAGCACCCTTGTCCACCAGAGACTgcaagagagggatgaagagatggagaagagaagggggaggagagatgtTGACATGGACATAAAGACAGAGATATTCATCAGTCTGGGTCCTGAAGTGGGGCTTGTGGGGCTGGCAGGGGTAGTGGAGTTTGCCTACACTGGGGGCTTAGCAGCTctgaacagacacacactggcCCAGATACAGACTGCAGCTACAACACTAGGGGCCCGCAGAGTACTAGAACTCTGcagtgaagaggaggagaaaatgAAGAAGGGAGTAGAGAAGAGGGCAGAAGAGAAGAATATCTCTACTGAAGAACAGATGAAGGTCAGTCTTCAGTCCATCAGAGAGCTGTGGGCAGAGAGAGTGGGCTGTGATGTGGAGCTGGATGTTGGAGGAACATCATTCCATG TCCACAGAGTGCTCCTGGCTGCCAGTAGTGACTACTTCCGGGGAATGTTTACCAGCGGGATGAGGGAATCACAGCAGCCCTGTGTGGCCCTTCCCTTCCTGGAGGCATCTGAGCTTGAGGCTCTGATTGGCTGTTCCTACAGCGGGTCCCTCTCCCTCAGCTGGGGGTGTGTCTTTGAGATCACCTGCACCGCCCTGCAGCTCCAGTTCCAGCCCACCCTCTTGCTGTGCCTCGATTTCCTGGAACGGGAAATGGATGCCCACTCATGTCTGGATGTGGCCTCCTTTGCCCTGGCTTATGGGATGCCGGGACTCCTCGAGGAGGCCGAGGACTTTGTTCTGAGGAACTTCCAAGAAGTGTCTACCAGCCTGAAATTCCTGGACCTTCCGGCTGATAAACTGCTGGATTTTCTCCTCTCTGACGGCCTCTGCGCGCCCTCAGAGCTGGCCGTGTTCAGGGCTGTGGTGGTCTGGGTAGAGGCCAACCCGGCAGAGAGGCTAGCCCAGGCCCAGGAGCTGATGACAGGAGTCCGCTTCCAGCTCATGACCTTTAAGGAGTTCAGAGAGGTCAGGGCAATCAACCTGCGCATGGAATGCAGCAGCGACACAGAG GTGGATTTGTACGGCTCAGCCCTCAAAGAGTTTGGCTTCAGTCTCCCCGAGACCCTGGACCAGTGCCGGATCCGACGGCCCAAAGACGCCCTGGTTCTGGTTGGAGGCGACCAGCTGGATCCTGACTTGGGTAAACGGCTTCCCAGCAGGCAGCTGTGGTTCGCTAACTCCCTCCGCACCGGAACAGGCCTGGTGAAGGCCATGGACTGGAGGATTCTGGGAGAGATACCAGAGAAGCCCAGGTTTAGACACGGGGTGGGGGTGATGGAGGGGCGTCTGTACGTGATCGGAGGGTGTGAGTTCTACACAAAGACTGATACGCTGAAATCAGTATACAG gtatGACCCCATGCAGGACAGCTGGCAGAGGTTGGCTGACATGCAGGAGTACAGGAGTAACTTCTCGGTGGTGGTGTGGGGTGATCGTCTCTACGCCATCGGAGGAGACATGGACATGAATACCAACCTGGACAGTGTGGAGGACTACAGCCCCGTATCTGACACCTGGAG CTTTGCCAAGCCTCTGGACCAGGCCCTGAGTGGCCACGCTGCCACATTGTTGGATGGAGAGATCTTCATCTCAGGGGGGTTCGACTGCAGGTACCAGTGTCTGACGTCCATGTTCCTGTACCACCCTGAGAGAGGAACTACCTACCTGGCAGAGATGAGCCAGGATCGGGCCCAGCACTGTATGGAGGTCCTGCATCATGGTGGTGGTGGTCTCTGCGTGGTTGGAGGGGTGTGTAACCTACATACATTCTACACCGACCAGCTGGCCTGTGAGGTCTACGACCCTGTTAGTGACTCCTGGAGTGCCCTCACGCCCCTGGCCATCCCCCATGTTGGAGCAGCCTCTGTGGTTCTGGAGGGGAAGATCTATGTGCTGGGAGGATACTGCCAAGAGGACTACAGGGAGACCAGACTGGTTCACCGATATGAACCCATTACCCAACGTTGGGAGAATATAGGCAAGATGCCCGGACCTAACACTGACATAAGAGCCTGTTTGCTCCGCCTGCCCAAACACTTGAGACAATGA